ttataaattttataattgttcAGTAATATGATTTATATGAACCACCAACAAGAAAATAAGGTCCCGGAAAACAACTTAAACTACCtcaataattttgaaacattcAAAAGAAGTAGGCTTGCTACATTAACAAATGTACGCTAAATTATAAATACTTGTTTATGTAAATCTTAGCATAAATGTTTGAACCAAAAAATATTACTCGAAAAAGTAGTAGATTGAAATGGTAATGAGTAGCCGAGAGACTAACATAACTTACAACTTCTTCTACAGTATCCTGGTTGTTCTTCAGTTCCCCCCATGTACTCAGGGTTGTTCTGGCACTCCCCGAGAGCTGCCCACAACGCACAATGGTCATTCTCATCTGTGCAGTTTGCATCAGCTCCTAAGGTCTTGTCAGTGGAGTCAACATGAATCCATTTTGTTGCTGACCACTTTTCGCCTTCAATTACTGGGCAACCTGCATGCAGACTTTGAAGGTCCGGAATTGCCTTTGGATGGAGATTGAAGAAAAGAAGTGCATCTCCCTTTCGTGGTTTTACTGtacgaaaattttaataattgaaacTATAATTCTATCAACATGAACAAATTATATTGATTAGTAAAACTACTAATAGTCTTTTAGCAAATTAACACCTGCAACACCCTTTTGGCCGCACTCTGATAAATTAGCATCTATAGATGATTTGAGACGCGAAGATTCCTACATGAGAACATCAACAATATACATGACATtgaatatattagtttattaAGTTTGTCCTACAGTCTCCCTCATGTCTCCGACAGAGAATAACAAAAGGATGACATGGTAATTAAGGAATACAATTTTTAACATTACAATGATAACATATACTAAACTATGTCTTTAAGATATGATTTAGAGCTCAACACATGCTATATAAATgtgcatttatatatattttagttaaatatgaaaatcttttttattttttacttattaAAATCGCAGCATTACTAGGATATGAATACTTATGTGAGAGGAACACATCAAATGATTCACAAACATAATGCATATTTCAATATATTGTCAGCTAAATTTATGCAAAAAGATAAGTGTAGAACTAAGAATATAGTTATGGGAAAGTGGAGTACTTGTAATCATATTTCGATATCTTGATAAAAGAACTGAAGCTGAAATCTTGAATGTATttgatgtataatatatataatgtagatGTGAAATTGTATCATGTATAGATATTGATAGCCTAAAAAGCACAAACTAACCTCTGCCTTGGGAAATACAGTTTCACCACCTTTTTCAACGTCAGAGAGATACATGAGTACAGTTGCTATTCGATGACCACCCTTTGCACTATTAACCTTATCCAAGAAGAAATCATAGTGGGGGTCATATTTTTGCCCATGCTCGTATCTTAAAACTTGAATGTCTTCTCCATTTtctagaaaagaaaataaattgaaaacaacCAATTGCAAATCCCAAACTGTTATTCATAGAAagccaaaaaaatatttgtactcGTCGACATGAATTACAATTGCATATATATTGGTATCATTCTTACTCGAGTATGATCATTGCATATGCgcaaaattaaaaagattataACATATACAAGATGAACTTGCAAGAAGTATCTGCATTAGTGTTATCATCTGTTTACCACTCTCATTAAGCACacacaatttaaatatattaggaGAATCATGTGATGTTAACCTAAAGGATAGTACAGTGCTATCAAATGCTTAAGGtgttaaacaaaaattatacgATTCAGTGGAACTTGGGTCAAGCGAATAAGAAGTAGCCTTTACTAACAtcgatttaaattatattacatatatacctCGATGTGAATGACTACGATAGAAAGAGAAGagaaaaaaagtaaaagaaCTAATGGCTATTTTCTCCTAAGGTACTGTTTGGgattgctgttgcagacagcaacaacggctttttgctgaaaagcaggtgaaaaactgtttggtaaatctaaaagcagcttttttgAACAGCTGTTTTTAgcggaaaagctgcttttagaaaaagcaggtcctcccatacTTTTGAAAAAAGTTGCTTTTCAGCTTTTTCAAAAAGCAGTTATGGATTTCATTATCAAACTtcatcaaaaacattatttttttatattaaaactcaaaataagcaaatatcaaaaaaattaccaaacagctAACTGATTTCTACATCAGCACTTTTTTTACCAgaactttttctgacagcacagcaattattaacagcactcccaaacagaccctaagtAGTGTATCTCAAATACAAATGCAAGAACATACTCTATGTAATTTTACTCCAAACTAGACTTGTggaataaaatgttaatttgcCATTCAACACGTTTTGTTCAGTTTctgtatttatatattgttaactattagtttataattttaacaaaatcgTCAGGAAAAAACCCTTGGTTGTATgcattaaaaatttatcatgCAACTCAGTCTTCCGACCAACAAACCTTTAGGCAGGAAACTCCAGGTTTCAATCTTTTCT
This genomic window from Daucus carota subsp. sativus chromosome 7, DH1 v3.0, whole genome shotgun sequence contains:
- the LOC108195284 gene encoding probable prolyl 4-hydroxylase 4, whose translation is MKKISKILVIFISILSIIWKCSSFAVINPSKVKQISWKPRAFVYQGFLTNEECDHLISIAKPGLKRSSVADNLSGESKHSEVRTSSGVFIRRENDPVVADIEEKIETWSFLPKENGEDIQVLRYEHGQKYDPHYDFFLDKVNSAKGGHRIATVLMYLSDVEKGGETVFPKAEESSRLKSSIDANLSECGQKGVAVKPRKGDALLFFNLHPKAIPDLQSLHAGCPVIEGEKWSATKWIHVDSTDKTLGADANCTDENDHCALWAALGECQNNPEYMGGTEEQPGYCRRSCKLC